The DNA window TTTGCATTTATGATATTGATATGGAAATTATAGTTCGGATTCAAAAAATCCGACTCACATATGAAAATCGACACCCACACCCTCAAAACACGTCGTCTCGCCCACCGGTCAGGGATGACACTCATTGAAATCAGCCTCGTCATCGCCCTCATCCTGGGGTTGATCGCCGTGGTCTTCATCGGCATTGGCAGCTACCGCGCAGGTTCTGACAAGGCCCGGTGCCAGATGCAGCTTGCCTCGGTGCAGAAAGCCGTGCGCTCCAGTGCCAACATGCAGAATCTGGAAATCGCGGATCCCCTGCTCGCCGCCAGTGTTTTTGGCCCAGGTCTGCTTTTGGAAGCAGCCCCCGAGTGCCCGAATCCTACAGGTGCATACACATGGGAAACTGAAGTGCCGCCAATCGGCACTCCCTATGGCAACTGCAGCTTTGTGGGTGCGGACACAACAGGTCCGACAACGACCCACGTGCTGACCACTACGCAGACTGAAGGCTGGTAACAGCCAGCCGGGCTGAAGGCGTTACGCAACTGACTTCTCGCATCCGGTCCCAATTTCTTTCCAGGCCATGCTCAACATTACGGATCCCTGTGAACTTAAAGCGGCTGACATTTACCGTCAGGCGCGCACAGTGGCATCCAAGACGAGCCGGAGCACGGACAGTCATTGGTACCGGGTGCCGGAGGAGCTGCCGTGGCAGTGGCATCTGTGGTTCGACGGGGGGCGGGAGGTCTGCTCCGCCACTTTTTCAAAACAATCTAACGTGTGGCAGCCTGGACCGACGCTGCCGCTGGCCAACCTGACAACCGGAGAAGGAGTCAGTGAGATTTTGGGAGAGCTAATGTCCTCCCGCTATTTTCAGGACAAACCGAAGGCGCTGGGGGTGATCCTGCATGTGGCCGATGAATTTGCCCTGTCAGAGATCGCCCAGGCGGGCGAGGCGCTGGGGGAGGCGGGGGAAGATTTCCAGATCCTGCGCTACAATCTGGTGGATGATCCGAAGGAAGTCCTGGCTGACAGGGATGTTTCCACCGATGCGAATTCCTGGCGGCTGCTGCCGTTTTGGGGGGCGCCTACAGGACAGCAGAAATGTGCGGCGGTGATGCTTTCCCGCTCACGGGAGGCTTTTTTACAGACGCTGCTGACCTGCGCGGAAAATCTGCGAATGCCGGTACGTACGGCGGTGACCTGCGCCGCAGTCGAGTGCCTGGCGGCGCTGCCACTGCTGCGGCCGGAGATGCAAGAAGGCTGTCTGCTCGCGTTTGGCTTCTATAAATTTACCGCCGTCTTTGCCATCAGTGGAACAGGGGAGCTGCAAGCAGTCCGCAGCCTGTCCCACCGAAGCGGGCAGCAGGTACCGACGGGGTTTGGAGATATTTTGTGGAACATGGCTCTGGGGGCGGAACTGGAAACGCCGAAGGTGGTGTATGTCTCCTCACAGCCGCAGGCGCTGCAGACGGCTGCATCAGATCTGGAGATTTATTCCCTGAGCCGCCAGATGATCCATTTTGAGGGCGTGAATCTGACCGAGCATCCGGCGCTGGCAGTCATCCCGGGGCACAGGCCGGAATTTTTAATTTAT is part of the Prosthecobacter sp. SYSU 5D2 genome and encodes:
- a CDS encoding type II secretion system protein translates to MKIDTHTLKTRRLAHRSGMTLIEISLVIALILGLIAVVFIGIGSYRAGSDKARCQMQLASVQKAVRSSANMQNLEIADPLLAASVFGPGLLLEAAPECPNPTGAYTWETEVPPIGTPYGNCSFVGADTTGPTTTHVLTTTQTEGW